Proteins co-encoded in one Capsicum annuum cultivar UCD-10X-F1 chromosome 9, UCD10Xv1.1, whole genome shotgun sequence genomic window:
- the LOC107841985 gene encoding nuclear transcription factor Y subunit B-3: protein MADSDNESGGQNAGNSEGSTREQDRFLPIANVSRIMKKALPANAKISKDAKETVQECVSEFISFITGEASDKCQREKRKTINGDDLLWAMTTLGFEEYVEPLKIYLAKYREMEGEKTTMGRSGEKDGSGGGGDGGVSGGGGYNGGGGGTGGMYGGMGGSMMYHTQGGHQMYGSSHGSYHHMGMGGGGGGGGGGGGSGQGRR from the coding sequence ATGGCGGATTCGGACAACGAATCAGGAGGACAAAACGCGGGGAACAGTGAAGGATCAACAAGGGAGCAAGACAGATTCTTACCAATAGCGAACGTGAGTCGAATAATGAAGAAAGCGTTGCCAGCAAATGCGAAGATATCAAAGGATGCAAAGGAGACAGTGCAAGAATGTGTATCGGAATTCATCAGTTTCATTACCGGAGAAGCATCAGATAAGTGTCAGAGAGAGAAAAGGAAGACGATTAATGGTGATGATTTGCTTTGGGCAATGACAACTTTGGGATTTGAAGAGTATGTTGAGCCTTTGAAGATTTATTTGGCTAAGTATAGGGAAATGGAAGGGGAGAAGACTACTATGGGGAGAAGTGGGGAGAAAGATGGGAGTGggggtggtggtgatggtggggTTAGTGGGGGTGGTGGGtacaatggtggtggtggtggtactgGCGGTATGTATGGTGGTATGGGTGGTTCTATGATGTATCATACTCAAGGTGGTCATCAAATGTATGGTAGTAGTCATGGGTCATATCATCATATGGGTATGGGtggtggaggtggtggtggtggtggaggagGTGGTTCCGGTCAAGGTCGGAGATAG
- the LOC124887182 gene encoding uncharacterized protein LOC124887182, with product MKAIDEQIVSSDKVFANTLMKKLSSMTFDRSRTVREHIMKMIDIAAKLKLLEVDMSTPFLMHFVLNSLPTKYDPFKISYNTHKDKWSINELLTMCVQEEEKLKHEMSESVNLVTRDKKNTIKDKSVPMKKKNCLDKDTYCFCNRRDTERKIF from the coding sequence ATGAAGGCAATTGATGAGCAAATTGTAAGCTCTGACAAGGTGTTCGCCAACACCCTTATGAAGAAACTCTCAAGTATGACATTTGATAGAAGTCGTACAGTGCGTGAGCACATTATGAAAATGATAGATATTGCTGCTAAACTCAAGTTACTTGAGGTTGATATGTCCACACCATTTCTTATGCATTTTGTTCTCAACTCGCTTCCTACGAAATATGATCCGTTCAAGATATCTTACAACACACATAAAGATAAATGGTCAATCAATGAACTCTTGACTATGTGCGTGCAAGAAGAGGAGAAGTTGAAGCATGAGATGTCTGAAAGTGTAAATTTAGTGACCCgtgataagaaaaatacaataaaagacaAAAGTGTtccaatgaagaagaagaattgtctTGACAAAGACACTTACTGTTTCTGCAATAGAAGAGACActgaaagaaagattttctga